In the Deltaproteobacteria bacterium genome, one interval contains:
- the dctP gene encoding TRAP transporter substrate-binding protein DctP, with amino-acid sequence MLKNIFKWKNPVSIQVLVVVVIILATFSLPAQASDVVKLRFSTYNPPRGMEGQMAQWLAEEIKQRSKGRITFEMYFGGSLMKARETLRGIQSGIADMGFIFVPYYPRELPAWTVAEPFLRGPVAPEKRAAFFWELYAEAPELKQALDKWNQRLVAVHVFGKHSVGGPRPLKSLADLKGLKVRCAGGYDALHMAALGANIVFCKGREVYSAMQKGAIDANYTPLTSYFKYKLYEIGKNHHLLVIPQFIGSVALITMNLDSFNKLSPQQQKALQEAGRKYSKVESREIQELEKQYSTKMTQAGLKMVSISKSEVLKWAQDCEARSKDKWLEKTKGKAGGQALLDKAERLLKKYQD; translated from the coding sequence CCAGTCAGTATACAGGTTCTGGTTGTTGTGGTCATCATTCTGGCCACATTCAGCTTGCCTGCTCAGGCTTCGGATGTCGTTAAGCTTCGCTTCTCGACTTACAACCCACCTCGAGGCATGGAAGGCCAGATGGCTCAATGGCTGGCTGAAGAAATCAAGCAACGTAGCAAGGGGCGGATCACTTTTGAAATGTATTTCGGTGGATCCTTGATGAAAGCCAGGGAAACCCTTAGAGGAATCCAGTCCGGCATAGCCGACATGGGTTTCATTTTCGTGCCTTATTACCCCCGCGAACTGCCGGCCTGGACCGTGGCCGAACCGTTCCTGCGGGGACCGGTGGCGCCGGAAAAACGTGCCGCCTTTTTCTGGGAACTTTATGCCGAAGCTCCCGAGTTGAAACAGGCCCTGGACAAATGGAACCAGCGTCTGGTCGCAGTGCACGTATTCGGCAAACATAGCGTGGGCGGCCCCCGGCCCCTCAAAAGCCTGGCGGACTTGAAGGGCCTTAAGGTCCGCTGTGCCGGCGGCTATGATGCTTTGCACATGGCGGCTCTGGGGGCCAATATCGTATTCTGCAAGGGCAGAGAAGTATATTCAGCCATGCAAAAAGGAGCCATCGACGCTAACTATACTCCTCTGACCTCATACTTCAAATACAAACTATATGAGATCGGGAAAAATCACCACTTGCTGGTAATTCCCCAGTTTATAGGGTCGGTGGCCCTTATCACCATGAACCTGGACAGTTTCAACAAATTGTCGCCGCAACAACAAAAAGCTCTCCAGGAAGCCGGACGGAAGTACAGCAAAGTAGAAAGTAGAGAAATACAAGAACTTGAAAAACAATATTCCACCAAGATGACCCAGGCCGGCCTGAAAATGGTTTCTATTTCAAAAAGTGAAGTACTGAAATGGGCTCAAGACTGTGAAGCTAGAAGCAAAGACAAATGGCTCGAAAAAACCAAGGGCAAAGCCGGCGGGCAGGCGCTCCTGGACAAAGCTGAACGCCTATTGAAAAAATATCAGGACTAA